A genomic segment from Bradyrhizobium diazoefficiens USDA 110 encodes:
- the rdgB gene encoding RdgB/HAM1 family non-canonical purine NTP pyrophosphatase, whose product MHRRITGKLVIATHNPGKLAEMKELLAPYGIEAVSAGELGLSEPDETGNDFRSNAAIKAIAAAHASKLPSFADDSGIVVDALDGAPGIYSARWAGPTKDFTAAMTRIERLLQERGATAPDKRKAHFVSALCVAWPDDHLEEVEARVDGTLVWPPRGTAGFGYDPMFRPDGHTRTFGEMTSIEKHGLPPLGLALSHRARAFVKLAEICLEPR is encoded by the coding sequence ATGCACCGCCGAATCACCGGAAAGCTCGTCATCGCCACCCACAATCCCGGCAAGCTCGCCGAGATGAAGGAGCTTTTGGCGCCTTACGGCATCGAGGCGGTGTCGGCCGGCGAGCTCGGCCTTTCCGAGCCGGACGAGACCGGCAACGATTTCCGCAGCAACGCCGCGATCAAGGCTATCGCGGCCGCGCACGCGTCCAAGCTTCCGTCCTTCGCCGATGATTCCGGCATCGTGGTCGACGCGCTCGACGGCGCGCCCGGCATCTACAGTGCGCGCTGGGCCGGACCGACCAAGGATTTCACCGCGGCGATGACGCGGATCGAGCGCCTGTTGCAGGAGCGCGGCGCGACCGCGCCCGACAAGCGCAAGGCGCACTTCGTCTCCGCGCTCTGCGTCGCCTGGCCCGACGATCATCTCGAAGAGGTCGAGGCGCGCGTCGACGGCACGCTGGTCTGGCCGCCGCGCGGCACCGCCGGCTTCGGCTATGATCCGATGTTTCGGCCCGACGGTCACACGCGCACCTTCGGCGAGATGACCAGCATCGAGAAGCACGGCCTGCCGCCGCTCGGCCTTGCCCTGTCGCACCGTGCCCGCGCCTTCGTGAAACTGGCGGAGATCTGCCTTGAGCCGCGCTAA